A stretch of Pseudobdellovibrionaceae bacterium DNA encodes these proteins:
- a CDS encoding OmpA family protein has product MSLPTEVSTVRVQSLIVKSVLAAGLVLALGACGSKKTTTDAAAGDGGSGSPSIENTPMTFAAEGSDSGKIDGLQTINFDYDKAALSADARSKIQGNAEWLKARANVGLQIEGHCDNRGSIEYNLSLGERRAQAVKNYMVSLGVAGDRLSVISYGKEKPLAQGDSESDMAKNRRANFLPLNR; this is encoded by the coding sequence ATGTCACTTCCAACGGAGGTTTCAACAGTGCGAGTACAATCTTTGATCGTGAAGTCGGTTCTGGCAGCGGGTTTGGTTTTGGCTTTGGGTGCGTGCGGATCTAAAAAAACCACAACGGACGCCGCAGCAGGTGACGGCGGCTCGGGCTCGCCTTCCATTGAAAACACCCCCATGACTTTCGCCGCTGAAGGCAGCGACAGCGGTAAAATCGACGGTCTGCAAACCATCAACTTCGATTACGACAAAGCCGCATTGTCCGCGGACGCGCGTTCGAAGATCCAAGGCAACGCCGAGTGGCTCAAAGCCCGCGCGAACGTCGGTCTGCAAATCGAAGGTCACTGCGACAATCGCGGTTCGATCGAATACAACCTTTCGTTGGGTGAGCGCCGCGCACAAGCCGTGAAGAACTACATGGTCAGCCTGGGTGTTGCGGGCGATCGTTTGAGCGTCATCAGCTACGGTAAAGAGAAGCCGCTGGCTCAAGGCGATAGCGAGTCGGACATGGCGAAAAACCGCCGTGCGAACTTCCTGCCCTTGAATCGGTAA